In one Bacillus thuringiensis genomic region, the following are encoded:
- the parC gene encoding DNA topoisomerase IV subunit A — translation MQAEKFHDLPLEDVLGDRFARYSKYIIQDRALPDARDGLKPVQRRILYSMYVEGNVHDKAFRKSAKTVGNVIGNYHPHGDSSVYEAMVRLSQTWKVRNVLVEMHGNNGSVDGDPAAAMRYTEARLSPIASELLRDLDKETVEFVSNFDDTSEEPVVLPAAFPNLLVNGSTGISAGYATEIPPHHLGEVIDATMMRIDKPNSTVDDLLTVMKGPDFPTGGIIQGIDGIKKAYETGKGKIIIRGKAEVETVRGGKQQIVITEIPYEVNKANLVKKMDELRLDKKLDGIAEVRDETDRTGLRIVVELKKEANAEGILNYLYKNTDLQIPYNFNMVAINNRRPTLMTLPKILDAYIGHQKEVITRRSQYELRKAENRQHIVEGLKKALSILDQVIETIRASKDKRNAKDNLSAKFGFTEAQAEAIVSLQLYRLTNTDITALQEEADELNKKIIELQAILQSEKRLLQVIKTDLKRVKKTYSDDRRAIIEDQIEEIKIDVEVMIPQEDVIVTVTKEGYVKRTGWRSHNASNGKDFGMKEGDILLERFDTNTTETVLLFTNKGNYIYLPVYEMPDIRWKDLGQHVANIVSLDRDETIIWATVVPNFEEEKRFIVFVTRNGMIKKTELNQYKVQRYSRAFVAVNLKKDDEVVDIFATDGTSDIVLATHGAYALIFHEDEVSPVGVRAAGVKAINLKEDDYVASGKPLNGDKDQLILVTQRGAVKRLKASEIEKSTRAKRGLVIFKELKRNPYRIVGIEIVRDDELVYMKTEKNIVEEIDPKAYRNKDRYSNGSLVLDVNDTGEVVETWTKKRPE, via the coding sequence ATGCAAGCAGAGAAGTTTCATGACCTCCCGCTTGAAGACGTGTTAGGTGATCGTTTTGCACGTTATAGTAAATATATTATTCAAGATCGTGCACTTCCAGATGCACGTGATGGCTTAAAGCCAGTACAAAGACGTATTTTATATTCTATGTATGTAGAAGGTAATGTACATGATAAAGCGTTTCGTAAATCAGCTAAAACAGTAGGTAATGTTATTGGTAATTATCATCCACATGGAGATTCCTCTGTATATGAAGCAATGGTACGCTTAAGCCAAACTTGGAAAGTGCGTAATGTTTTAGTTGAAATGCATGGTAATAACGGTAGTGTTGATGGGGATCCAGCGGCAGCGATGCGTTATACGGAAGCTCGTTTATCACCAATTGCATCTGAATTATTACGTGATCTTGATAAAGAAACAGTTGAATTCGTGTCAAACTTTGATGATACGAGTGAAGAACCAGTTGTATTACCAGCAGCGTTCCCCAATTTATTAGTGAACGGATCTACAGGGATTTCCGCTGGTTATGCAACAGAAATTCCTCCGCATCATCTTGGAGAAGTTATTGATGCTACAATGATGCGTATTGATAAGCCAAATAGTACTGTTGATGATTTATTAACAGTTATGAAAGGACCAGATTTCCCAACAGGTGGTATTATTCAGGGGATTGATGGTATTAAAAAGGCATATGAAACAGGTAAAGGTAAAATTATTATTCGCGGAAAAGCAGAAGTTGAAACAGTGCGCGGTGGGAAACAACAAATTGTAATCACTGAAATTCCTTACGAAGTGAATAAGGCAAACCTTGTAAAGAAAATGGATGAATTACGTCTAGATAAAAAGTTAGATGGTATTGCTGAGGTGCGTGATGAGACAGATCGTACTGGTTTACGAATTGTTGTTGAATTAAAGAAAGAAGCAAACGCCGAAGGTATTTTAAATTATTTATATAAAAATACAGATTTGCAAATTCCATATAACTTTAATATGGTAGCGATCAATAATCGTCGTCCAACACTTATGACATTACCGAAAATTTTGGATGCTTATATTGGACATCAAAAAGAGGTTATTACGAGACGTTCGCAATATGAATTAAGAAAAGCAGAAAATCGTCAACATATTGTAGAAGGTTTAAAGAAAGCATTATCGATTTTAGACCAAGTAATCGAGACAATTCGAGCTTCAAAAGATAAACGTAACGCGAAAGATAATTTAAGTGCAAAATTTGGCTTTACAGAAGCACAGGCAGAAGCAATTGTTTCCTTGCAATTATATCGCTTAACGAATACAGACATTACAGCGTTACAAGAAGAAGCAGATGAGCTTAATAAGAAAATTATTGAGCTACAGGCAATTTTACAAAGTGAAAAAAGATTACTTCAAGTAATTAAAACAGATTTAAAGAGAGTTAAGAAAACATATAGTGATGATCGACGCGCGATTATTGAAGATCAAATCGAGGAAATTAAAATCGATGTAGAAGTGATGATCCCACAAGAAGATGTCATCGTTACTGTAACGAAAGAAGGATATGTGAAACGTACTGGATGGCGCTCACATAATGCCTCGAACGGCAAAGACTTCGGTATGAAAGAGGGTGACATCTTACTTGAACGATTCGATACGAATACGACAGAGACAGTCCTCTTATTTACGAATAAAGGAAACTATATATATCTGCCAGTATACGAAATGCCAGATATTCGTTGGAAAGATTTAGGTCAGCACGTTGCTAATATCGTTTCACTCGACCGGGATGAAACAATCATTTGGGCAACGGTTGTACCGAACTTTGAGGAAGAAAAACGATTTATCGTATTTGTAACACGAAATGGTATGATAAAGAAAACAGAATTAAATCAATATAAAGTTCAGCGTTATTCAAGGGCATTCGTTGCTGTAAACTTGAAAAAAGATGATGAAGTTGTCGATATATTTGCGACAGATGGAACGAGTGATATCGTTCTTGCTACACACGGTGCATATGCACTTATTTTCCATGAAGATGAAGTAAGTCCAGTCGGTGTAAGAGCTGCTGGAGTGAAAGCAATTAATTTAAAAGAAGATGACTATGTCGCTTCTGGTAAACCGTTAAATGGTGATAAAGATCAACTTATTCTCGTAACACAGCGCGGTGCTGTAAAACGTCTAAAAGCATCAGAAATTGAAAAATCAACGAGGGCGAAACGAGGTCTAGTTATTTTCAAAGAATTAAAACGTAATCCGTACCGCATTGTCGGTATTGAAATTGTTCGGGACGATGAATTAGTTTACATGAAGACAGAGAAAAACATTGTAGAAGAGATTGATCCGAAAGCGTATCGAAATAAAGACCGGTATAGTAATGGTAGCCTAGTGCTAGATGTTAATGATACTGGTGAAGTAGTAGAAACGTGGACGAAGAAAAGACCAGAATAA
- the nrdG gene encoding anaerobic ribonucleoside-triphosphate reductase activating protein, which produces MKVMNIIHDSVVDGEGLRTVVFFAGCPHRCVGCHNPKSWNICNGTEMTVEEIVKEIASNPLTDVTFSGGDPFFQAAEVKKVAKIVKDFKKNLWMYTGYTLEEIQSSQNNDMIELLHYGDVLVDGRFEIEKKDLTLPFRGSSNQRIIRLKE; this is translated from the coding sequence ATGAAAGTGATGAATATTATTCATGATAGTGTAGTAGATGGAGAAGGATTGCGGACAGTCGTGTTTTTTGCGGGCTGTCCGCATCGTTGCGTTGGTTGCCATAATCCGAAATCATGGAATATTTGCAATGGAACGGAAATGACAGTAGAAGAAATTGTGAAAGAGATTGCAAGTAATCCATTAACTGATGTAACATTTTCAGGTGGAGATCCATTTTTTCAAGCTGCTGAAGTGAAAAAGGTAGCAAAAATCGTGAAAGATTTTAAAAAAAACCTATGGATGTATACAGGTTATACGTTAGAAGAGATACAGAGTTCTCAAAATAATGATATGATAGAGTTGTTACATTATGGGGATGTTTTAGTCGATGGAAGGTTTGAAATTGAGAAAAAAGATTTAACACTTCCATTTCGCGGAAGCTCCAATCAACGTATTATTCGATTGAAAGAGTAA
- the plsY gene encoding glycerol-3-phosphate 1-O-acyltransferase PlsY, producing the protein MVTTYLLFIVAYLLGSIPFALVVGKIGYGIDIREHGSGNLGGTNTFRTLGKKAGFTVTIADILKGTLATSLPMIFGLDIHPLWFGLAAVLGHVYPIFAKFRGGKAVATSAGVLLCYSPVVFAILAVVFFTLLFTTRYVSLSSMVTAVVAVIASIVSGDKIFIIAMCLLAGMVIYKHRANIGRIINKTEPKANFSKKQK; encoded by the coding sequence ATGGTTACTACATATCTTTTATTTATCGTTGCCTACTTACTTGGCTCGATTCCATTTGCACTAGTTGTTGGAAAAATTGGCTACGGAATCGATATTCGTGAGCACGGGAGCGGTAATCTAGGCGGAACAAACACATTCCGCACATTAGGGAAAAAAGCAGGTTTTACCGTTACAATTGCTGACATTTTAAAAGGGACTTTAGCAACAAGTCTACCAATGATTTTCGGATTAGATATTCACCCACTATGGTTCGGGTTAGCGGCTGTTCTTGGACATGTCTATCCAATCTTCGCGAAATTCCGCGGTGGTAAAGCAGTTGCAACTTCTGCTGGGGTACTATTATGCTATTCACCAGTTGTTTTTGCAATATTGGCTGTTGTATTTTTCACCCTTTTATTTACAACAAGATACGTATCACTTTCTTCTATGGTAACAGCAGTTGTTGCTGTTATTGCATCCATTGTTAGCGGGGATAAAATCTTCATTATTGCGATGTGTTTATTAGCAGGTATGGTTATTTATAAACACCGTGCAAATATCGGACGAATTATAAATAAAACTGAACCAAAAGCAAACTTTTCAAAAAAGCAAAAATAA
- the parE gene encoding DNA topoisomerase IV subunit B, with product MAKHQFQYNEDAIQVLEGLEAVRKRPGMYIGSTDSRGLHHLVYEIVDNSVDEALAGFGDEISVVIHKDNSISVIDKGRGMPTGMHKLGKPTPEVILTVLHAGGKFGQGGYKTSGGLHGVGASVVNALSEWLVVTIKRDGNIYEQRFENGGVPVTTLEKIGKTKESGTTMHFKPDTTIFSTTNYNYETLCERLRESAFLLKGMKISIKDERNDLEDVFHYETGIEAFVSYLNEEKDSIHPVVYFTGEQNGIEAELAFQFNDGYSENILSFVNNVRTKDGGTHEAGFKTAMTRVFNEYARKVALLKEKDKNLEGTDIREGVAAIVSVRVPEEVLQFEGQTKGKLGTSEARSSIDAIVSEHLAYFLEENPDVATLLVRKAIKAAQAREAARKAREEARSGKKKKKSEGTLSGKLTPAQSRNPQKNELYLVEGDSAGGSAKQGRDRRFQAVLPLRGKVINTEKAKLADIFKNEEINTIIYAIGGGVGNEFDVEDINYDKVVIMTDADTDGAHIQVLLLTFFYRYMKPLIEAGKVFIALPPLYKVSKGKGKSEVIEYAWSDEELDGVTKKVGKGYMLQRYKGLGEMNADQLWETTMNPETRTLIRVKIDDAARAERRVTTLMGDKVEPRRKWIERNVQFGMQEEGNILENEMIMETEVE from the coding sequence TTGGCGAAGCATCAGTTCCAATATAATGAAGATGCGATTCAAGTGTTAGAAGGACTTGAAGCCGTTCGAAAACGCCCGGGTATGTATATCGGGAGCACGGACAGCCGTGGATTGCATCATTTAGTATATGAAATAGTAGATAACTCCGTTGACGAAGCGTTAGCGGGATTTGGCGACGAAATTTCAGTCGTAATACATAAAGATAATAGTATTAGCGTTATAGATAAAGGGCGAGGAATGCCTACGGGAATGCATAAACTTGGGAAACCTACACCTGAAGTTATTTTAACTGTACTTCATGCCGGTGGTAAGTTTGGTCAAGGTGGTTACAAAACGAGTGGTGGTTTGCACGGTGTTGGGGCATCTGTTGTAAATGCCTTATCAGAATGGTTAGTCGTAACGATTAAGCGTGACGGAAATATTTACGAACAACGCTTTGAAAATGGCGGTGTTCCTGTAACGACGCTTGAGAAAATCGGGAAGACGAAAGAGTCTGGTACTACGATGCATTTCAAACCAGATACAACGATTTTCAGCACAACAAATTATAATTATGAAACATTATGTGAGAGATTACGCGAATCTGCATTCTTATTAAAAGGAATGAAAATCTCAATAAAAGATGAACGAAATGATTTAGAAGATGTCTTTCATTATGAAACAGGAATTGAAGCTTTCGTTTCCTATTTAAACGAAGAAAAAGATTCAATTCACCCAGTTGTATATTTCACTGGTGAACAAAATGGGATTGAAGCAGAACTAGCATTTCAATTTAACGATGGCTACTCAGAAAATATTCTTTCGTTTGTAAATAATGTACGTACAAAAGATGGTGGAACACATGAAGCTGGATTTAAAACAGCGATGACGCGTGTGTTTAACGAGTATGCTCGTAAAGTAGCACTATTAAAAGAAAAAGATAAAAACTTAGAAGGTACAGATATTCGTGAAGGTGTAGCGGCTATCGTTTCGGTACGTGTACCAGAAGAAGTGCTTCAGTTTGAAGGGCAAACGAAGGGGAAACTAGGTACAAGTGAAGCGCGTTCTTCAATTGATGCCATTGTATCTGAGCATTTAGCATACTTTTTAGAAGAAAACCCTGATGTAGCTACACTTCTTGTGAGAAAAGCAATTAAAGCAGCACAAGCCCGTGAAGCAGCCCGTAAAGCAAGAGAAGAAGCGCGTAGTGGTAAGAAAAAGAAAAAATCAGAAGGTACGTTAAGCGGGAAATTAACACCTGCACAATCACGTAACCCGCAAAAAAATGAACTATACCTAGTAGAGGGTGACTCTGCCGGTGGTTCTGCGAAACAAGGACGAGACAGACGTTTCCAGGCCGTATTACCGTTACGTGGTAAAGTAATTAATACAGAAAAAGCAAAGCTTGCTGATATCTTTAAAAATGAAGAGATTAATACAATCATTTATGCGATTGGCGGCGGTGTAGGAAATGAATTTGATGTTGAAGATATTAACTACGATAAAGTTGTAATTATGACCGATGCCGATACCGATGGGGCTCATATTCAAGTATTGTTATTAACGTTCTTCTACAGATATATGAAGCCACTTATCGAAGCTGGTAAAGTATTTATCGCACTTCCTCCTTTATACAAAGTAAGTAAAGGAAAAGGTAAGAGTGAGGTAATTGAATACGCTTGGTCAGATGAGGAATTAGACGGTGTAACGAAAAAAGTTGGAAAAGGCTATATGTTACAACGTTATAAAGGACTTGGTGAAATGAATGCGGATCAATTATGGGAAACAACAATGAATCCTGAAACGCGTACATTAATTCGCGTAAAAATTGATGATGCAGCAAGAGCAGAGCGTCGCGTTACAACATTAATGGGCGATAAAGTAGAACCGCGCCGTAAATGGATTGAACGTAATGTACAGTTTGGTATGCAAGAAGAAGGAAATATTTTAGAAAATGAAATGATTATGGAGACGGAGGTGGAATAA
- a CDS encoding anaerobic ribonucleoside triphosphate reductase — MLQNNTRGEEELMKVFETIVHGNEQDLMQENANVDGRSPMGVMGTFASESAKYYAVENLLSDQVKKAINENILYPHDLDFYATGTTTCSQIPLAQMLANGFHTGHGHMRQPQDIKSALALASIIFQANQNMQHGGQSFALFDIDLAPYVRKTIERHKKRLQSYPLTKEQIEEFAWKETENDTYQACEAFVHNSNSMHSRGGGQVPFISINYGTDTSKEGRMLIKQLLKATQAGLGKGETPIFPIQIFKMKKGVNFEESDPNYDLFELALETTAERLFPNFSFLDAPFNAVHYDGRPESEVCYMGCRTRVMSNIHGEETAIGRGNLSFTSINLVKLALISGSKEAFFEALNYYLDLGIKQLLERYAYQCTKRARDFQFLYSQGVWRGGETLQPEDSVASILKQGTLSIGFIGLAECLVALTGKHHGEDEESWKLGYEIISFMRDRMDKATEEHQLNFSVIATPAEGLSGKFVKKDREEFGEISGITNHNYYTNSFHVPVYYNIQAINKIRLEGPFHALCNGGHITYIELDGAAMHNKKALKQIVQAMAEHGVGYGSINHPVDRCKCCSYHGVIGNECPSCGNEDEANIERIRRITGYLVGDMSKWNSAKRSEEIDRVKHK, encoded by the coding sequence ATGTTACAAAATAATACACGTGGAGAAGAAGAATTAATGAAAGTGTTCGAGACAATAGTCCACGGCAATGAACAAGATTTAATGCAAGAAAATGCAAATGTAGACGGCCGCTCTCCAATGGGCGTAATGGGAACCTTCGCATCTGAGAGTGCAAAATATTATGCTGTTGAGAATTTATTGTCAGATCAAGTGAAAAAAGCAATAAATGAAAATATATTATATCCACATGATTTAGATTTTTATGCGACAGGAACGACGACTTGTTCACAAATTCCGTTAGCACAAATGCTTGCTAACGGTTTTCATACGGGGCATGGACATATGAGACAACCGCAAGACATTAAAAGTGCATTGGCTCTTGCGTCTATTATTTTTCAAGCGAATCAAAATATGCAGCATGGTGGTCAATCGTTTGCACTCTTTGATATTGATTTAGCACCTTATGTACGAAAAACAATTGAGAGACATAAAAAACGATTACAATCATATCCGCTTACGAAAGAACAAATAGAAGAATTTGCATGGAAAGAAACGGAAAATGATACGTATCAAGCGTGTGAGGCTTTCGTTCATAATTCGAATAGTATGCATAGTAGGGGCGGAGGACAAGTCCCGTTTATTTCTATTAATTACGGAACAGATACATCAAAAGAAGGAAGAATGTTAATTAAACAACTTTTAAAAGCGACACAAGCTGGACTTGGTAAAGGAGAGACACCGATTTTTCCAATTCAAATTTTCAAGATGAAAAAAGGTGTGAATTTTGAAGAAAGTGATCCGAACTACGATTTATTTGAATTAGCATTAGAGACAACCGCAGAGCGATTATTCCCTAACTTTTCATTTTTAGATGCGCCGTTTAATGCAGTGCATTATGATGGAAGACCAGAAAGTGAAGTATGTTACATGGGATGTCGTACCCGTGTTATGTCTAATATACATGGAGAAGAAACAGCGATTGGTAGAGGGAATTTATCATTTACGTCTATTAATTTAGTGAAATTAGCGTTAATTAGTGGTTCAAAAGAAGCGTTTTTTGAAGCGCTAAACTATTATTTAGATTTAGGAATTAAGCAGCTATTAGAAAGATATGCGTATCAATGTACGAAGCGAGCAAGAGATTTTCAGTTTTTATATTCACAAGGTGTATGGCGTGGTGGAGAAACGTTGCAGCCTGAAGACTCCGTAGCCTCGATTTTAAAACAAGGGACGTTAAGTATTGGTTTTATCGGTCTTGCGGAATGTTTAGTAGCTTTAACAGGAAAGCATCATGGGGAAGATGAAGAATCATGGAAACTTGGGTATGAAATTATTTCCTTTATGAGAGATAGAATGGATAAAGCGACAGAAGAACATCAACTGAATTTCTCAGTAATTGCAACTCCAGCAGAAGGATTATCAGGGAAGTTTGTGAAAAAAGATAGAGAAGAATTTGGTGAAATTAGCGGTATAACGAACCATAATTACTATACGAATTCATTCCATGTTCCAGTTTATTATAACATTCAAGCGATAAATAAAATCCGTTTAGAGGGCCCGTTCCATGCTCTCTGTAATGGAGGACACATTACTTATATTGAACTAGACGGAGCAGCAATGCATAACAAAAAGGCATTAAAACAAATTGTACAAGCTATGGCAGAACATGGCGTTGGATACGGTTCAATTAATCATCCTGTTGACCGTTGTAAGTGCTGTAGTTATCACGGGGTTATTGGGAATGAATGTCCAAGTTGCGGGAATGAAGATGAGGCTAATATAGAAAGAATTCGCCGTATAACAGGCTATCTTGTAGGAGATATGTCGAAGTGGAATAGTGCGAAACGTAGTGAAGAGATAGATCGGGTGAAACATAAATGA
- a CDS encoding response regulator transcription factor: MNKTVLLVEDERRLREIVSDYFRNEGFEVIEAEDGKKALELFAEHEIDLIMLDIMLPEIDGWSVCRRIRKESAVPIIMLTARSDEDDTLLGFELGADEYVTKPFSPKVLVARAKTLLKRADGAVGVAEENAMSLAGIEVNRLSRTVLVDGEEIILTHKEFELLVYLMENKGIVLSRQHLLDQLWGYDYYGDDRTVDTHIKKLRNKLGDKAKHIGTVIRVGYKFEE, from the coding sequence ATGAATAAAACAGTATTGCTTGTTGAAGATGAAAGAAGATTACGTGAAATTGTTAGTGATTATTTTCGTAATGAAGGCTTTGAAGTAATCGAAGCAGAAGATGGAAAAAAAGCGTTAGAGTTATTTGCAGAGCATGAAATTGATTTAATTATGTTAGATATTATGTTACCAGAAATAGATGGATGGTCTGTTTGTAGAAGAATTAGAAAAGAATCAGCAGTACCAATTATTATGTTGACAGCACGTTCGGATGAGGATGATACATTGCTAGGTTTCGAATTAGGTGCAGACGAGTATGTAACGAAACCATTTAGCCCGAAAGTATTAGTAGCTCGTGCAAAGACGTTATTGAAACGTGCGGATGGTGCGGTAGGAGTAGCGGAAGAAAATGCTATGTCTTTAGCTGGAATAGAAGTAAATCGTCTATCTAGAACTGTTTTAGTAGATGGAGAAGAAATTATATTGACACATAAAGAATTTGAACTTCTTGTGTATTTAATGGAGAACAAAGGAATCGTGTTATCACGTCAACATTTATTAGATCAGTTATGGGGATATGACTATTACGGTGATGACCGAACGGTTGATACCCATATTAAAAAACTTCGAAATAAGCTAGGAGATAAAGCGAAGCATATCGGTACTGTTATTCGAGTTGGTTATAAATTTGAAGAATAA
- a CDS encoding HesB/YadR/YfhF family protein: MNLSVTKEAAQWYKNELNLQSNETLRFFVQYGGCSTVQKGLSLGIRKDDPAHPAVQIQEEGINFFIEGDDEWFFDGHNLSVTLNEGDDFPQFNYEK; encoded by the coding sequence ATGAATCTTTCCGTAACAAAAGAAGCAGCACAATGGTATAAAAATGAATTAAACTTACAATCAAATGAAACACTACGCTTTTTCGTACAATACGGTGGTTGCAGTACTGTGCAAAAAGGACTTTCTTTAGGTATTCGTAAAGATGATCCTGCACACCCTGCTGTTCAAATTCAAGAAGAAGGCATTAACTTCTTTATTGAAGGCGATGATGAATGGTTCTTCGATGGACATAATTTATCTGTTACACTTAACGAAGGTGACGACTTCCCACAATTTAATTATGAAAAATAA
- a CDS encoding CoA-binding protein: MTIENPTRTEIGEVLKKSKTIAVVGLSDKPERTSYMVSKAMQDAGYRIIPVNPTVDEVLGEKAVSSLKDIKEHVDIVNIFRRSEFLMDVAKEFVEIDADVFWAQLGVQDEDTYKLLKEKDYTVIMDRCIKVEHAMTK; this comes from the coding sequence ATGACAATTGAAAACCCAACTCGTACGGAAATTGGTGAAGTGCTAAAGAAAAGCAAAACAATTGCGGTTGTTGGATTATCAGATAAGCCAGAACGTACATCGTATATGGTTTCAAAAGCAATGCAAGATGCTGGATACCGCATTATTCCAGTTAATCCAACAGTAGATGAGGTGCTTGGAGAAAAGGCAGTTTCTTCACTAAAGGATATTAAGGAACACGTTGACATAGTAAATATATTTCGTCGCTCAGAGTTTTTAATGGATGTTGCAAAAGAATTTGTAGAGATTGATGCAGATGTTTTTTGGGCACAATTAGGAGTACAAGATGAGGATACATATAAACTTTTAAAAGAAAAAGACTATACTGTAATAATGGATCGTTGTATTAAAGTAGAACATGCGATGACAAAATAG
- a CDS encoding S1C family serine protease, with translation MGYYDGPNLNEEHSETREVRKSGSKKGYFFTGLVGAVVGAVSISFAAPYMPWAQNNGAPVSSFSSDSKVEGTVVPVVNKAKNETDLPGMIEGAKDVVVGVINMQQSVDPFAMQPTGQEQQAGSGSGVIYKKAGNKAYIVTNNHVVDGANKLAVKLSDGKQVDAKLVGKDPWLDLAVVEIDGSNVNKVATLGDSSKLRAGEKAIAIGNPLGFDGSVTEGIISSKEREIPVDIDGDKRPDWQAQVIQTDAAINPGNSGGALFNQNGEIIGINSSKIAQQEVEGIGFAIPINIAKPVIESLEKDGVVKRPALGVGVVSLEDVQAYAVNQLKVPKEVTNGVVLGKIYPISPAEKAGLEQYDIVVALDNQKVENALQFRKYLYEKKKVGEKVEVTFYRNGQKMTKSATLADNSATKNQ, from the coding sequence ATGGGATATTACGACGGACCAAATTTAAATGAAGAGCATAGTGAAACGAGAGAAGTGAGAAAATCAGGTAGTAAAAAAGGCTATTTCTTCACAGGTTTAGTGGGAGCTGTAGTCGGAGCGGTTTCGATTAGTTTTGCAGCACCATATATGCCATGGGCTCAAAATAATGGAGCGCCAGTATCATCATTTAGTTCGGATTCAAAAGTAGAAGGTACTGTAGTTCCTGTTGTAAATAAAGCGAAAAATGAAACTGATTTACCTGGTATGATTGAAGGGGCGAAAGATGTTGTTGTAGGTGTTATTAATATGCAACAAAGTGTTGATCCATTTGCAATGCAACCGACAGGTCAAGAACAACAAGCTGGTTCAGGATCAGGTGTTATTTATAAAAAAGCAGGGAATAAAGCATATATTGTAACAAACAACCATGTAGTGGATGGAGCAAATAAACTTGCTGTGAAGCTGAGCGACGGAAAGCAAGTTGATGCGAAATTAGTTGGTAAGGACCCTTGGTTAGACTTAGCAGTTGTTGAAATTGATGGATCTAATGTAAATAAAGTTGCCACTTTAGGTGATTCAAGTAAACTTCGTGCGGGTGAAAAAGCCATTGCAATCGGTAACCCGCTAGGATTTGATGGAAGTGTAACGGAAGGTATAATCAGTAGTAAAGAACGCGAAATTCCGGTTGATATTGATGGCGATAAACGACCAGATTGGCAAGCACAAGTTATTCAAACAGATGCAGCGATTAACCCTGGTAATAGTGGTGGTGCATTATTTAACCAAAATGGTGAAATAATTGGGATTAATTCAAGTAAAATTGCACAACAAGAAGTTGAAGGAATTGGATTTGCTATTCCAATTAATATCGCAAAACCAGTTATTGAATCTCTTGAAAAAGATGGAGTAGTAAAACGTCCAGCGCTTGGAGTAGGTGTTGTTTCATTAGAAGATGTGCAAGCTTATGCAGTCAATCAATTGAAAGTACCGAAAGAAGTAACTAATGGTGTTGTATTAGGTAAAATTTACCCAATCTCACCGGCTGAAAAAGCTGGTTTAGAGCAATATGATATTGTAGTAGCATTAGATAATCAAAAAGTAGAGAATGCTCTTCAATTCCGTAAATATTTATATGAAAAGAAAAAAGTAGGCGAGAAAGTAGAAGTTACATTCTACCGTAACGGTCAAAAAATGACGAAATCGGCTACTTTAGCAGATAATTCAGCTACAAAGAATCAATAA
- a CDS encoding acyl-CoA thioesterase, translated as MFVAEHEVEIRYAETDQMGVVYHSNYLVWLELGRTKLIQDLGFSYVEMEKEGIISPVLDLQISYRKAMRYGEKAIVKTWVDTVSPLRVVYGYEIYNGDGELCITASTTNICAKKEGFRPVSFKKLYPEWYAKYEEIKKK; from the coding sequence ATGTTTGTAGCAGAACATGAAGTTGAAATCCGTTATGCGGAAACAGATCAAATGGGTGTTGTTTACCATTCAAACTACTTAGTGTGGCTTGAGTTAGGTCGCACGAAACTTATACAAGATTTAGGTTTTTCATATGTTGAAATGGAGAAAGAAGGAATTATTTCTCCTGTGTTAGATTTACAAATTTCATATCGTAAAGCGATGCGTTACGGAGAAAAAGCAATCGTAAAAACATGGGTAGATACTGTGAGCCCACTTCGCGTTGTATATGGATATGAAATATATAATGGTGATGGTGAACTGTGTATTACTGCAAGTACGACGAATATTTGTGCGAAAAAAGAAGGGTTCCGTCCTGTATCATTTAAAAAGTTATATCCTGAGTGGTATGCGAAATATGAGGAAATTAAGAAAAAATAA